The Longimicrobiaceae bacterium genome contains the following window.
CTCTCGCGCGTCCAGCGCCGCGCCCTCCACGCCCACCCGCAGCCGCCCGCCCACCCCGAGCGCCAGGTCGGCGTCCAGCCGGGCGCGCGCGCTACGGTCCGTGCGCGTGCGGTCCAGCACGCCGAAGGCGAAGCCGGTCTCGCGCCCCGCCAGCGAAACGTTCGCGCGGACGCCCATGCTCCCGTCGCGCCGCAGGGCGCGGCCGGTGACGCCCAGCATCCGGTTCTCGCCCCGGCTGCGGAAGGCGCCCTGGAAGCCGTACGCCTGCACGTCCCGCGCGGCCCGGTCACCGTCCATCAGCGCCACCACGCGCACCCCCGTTCCCTCGCGCGGCTCCCACTGCGCCCCGGCCATCCCTTCCAGCGCGCGCGGCGCGCTGGCGAACTCGTCGCCGCGGCCGTGCATCGCCAGCATCAGCGAGCCGTCCGACAGGCGGAGCGAGCCCCACGCCCCGGCGTGCTCCCCCAGCGGGGTGCGGAAGACGGCCCCCGCCTGCACGGTGTTCAGGTTGAGCTGGGTCACCCGTCCGGCGGGGCGGCCCTCCGTCTCCACGTCCAGCACCCCGGAGAGCGCGTCGCCGTAGCGGGCGGAGAAGCCCCCGCTGGAGAAGTAGGCGCTCCGGATCACGTTGGAGTCCAGCACGCCCATCACGCCGCCGTTCAGCGACTCGTACCGGCCGGGGTAGATGAAGCGGGCCCCGTCCACGAACACCGGCGCCTCCGCCGGGTCGCCGCCGCGCACGTACAGGTCGCTCCCCTCGCCCGCCCGGGTGGCGCCGGGCACGGTCTGGAAGGCCTGCATCACGTCCGCCGTCCCTCCTGGCGTGGTGAGCACGTCCAGGCGGCGAAGCGAGGTGCCGCCCTGCCGGTCGTCCATGCGGATCCCGGAGGCGCGCACCACCAGTCCCTCCATCGCGACCGGGGCCGGGGCCTTCGCCGGGGCTTCGGCGTCTCCCGGAGCCTCTGGGGACACCGGGGCGGCCGGAGCGTCGGTGGCGGGCGGGGCCGCGGCCCCGCCGTGCTCCGCCAGCTTCGCCCGGAACGCCTCCGACTGCCCGGGGAAGAGCGCCGCCCCGCGCCGCCAGACCGCCAGCGCGTCGTCCCGGCGGCGGGCGCGGACGTACAGCTCGCCCAGCCGGAGGTACGGCTGCGCGAAGATGGGGCGGTCGGCGCGCTCGCCCTGCTGCGCGACCAGCCGCTCGAAGTGCCGGATGGCGTCGCCCGTGCGCCCCAGGAACGCGGGGGTGTGGAAGTGGTTCATCGCCAGGGCGAAGCGCGCCATCCAGTGGGTGGAGTCGACCGCCAGCGCCTCTTCCAGCAGCTCGTTGGACTCGCCGACGAGCTGCCCGGCCTGCATGAAGTTGGCGCCGGGAAGGCGGCACTCGCTGATGGTCCGCGCCATCCCCACCCGCGCGTCCACGTCCGTGCGGGAGGCGGCGATCCGCTCCCGGAAGAGGCGCGCCGCCCGGTCCGCCTGCGCCTTGGCCTCGCGCTCGTTCTTCGCGCGCGCCGCCGCCGAGCACGCGGCCAGCGCAGAGTCCGCCGCCGTGGCGCCGCCCTGTGCCGCCAGGGGCGCCCCCATCCCGAGTCCGATCACCGCCGCCAGGATCGCCGTCGTGTTCCTGCTCATCTCCGCCTCCGTTGCATCCGGGTGTGAGGTCGTGCACTCACCCGTACAAGGCAACCGGAGGGCCGGAGGCCAAGAAATCCTAAGTGTGCGCCCTAAAGCCACTTACGTCATGGCAGGGCGATCCCGGCCCGCAGCCGGGCGGCGCCAGTGCAGCCACGCGGCTGCACCCGGGCGCCGTCGGCCGCCCGGATGCGCGGGGTGCCCCTGCCACGCCTGGCACATGCCGTGCACCCCGCGGCCGCCGCGATCACCATCGACCACACCGGACCAGAGGCAAACCATGCGCGGTCTCATCCGTACCCTGCTCGCGGGGTGGGGGGCAAAGAAGATGGGCGGCGGCTGCATCAGCACGATCCTCATCTTCATCGTTCTCTTCTGGCTCCTGGGCTACGTCT
Protein-coding sequences here:
- a CDS encoding Plug domain-containing protein → MSRNTTAILAAVIGLGMGAPLAAQGGATAADSALAACSAAARAKNEREAKAQADRAARLFRERIAASRTDVDARVGMARTISECRLPGANFMQAGQLVGESNELLEEALAVDSTHWMARFALAMNHFHTPAFLGRTGDAIRHFERLVAQQGERADRPIFAQPYLRLGELYVRARRRDDALAVWRRGAALFPGQSEAFRAKLAEHGGAAAPPATDAPAAPVSPEAPGDAEAPAKAPAPVAMEGLVVRASGIRMDDRQGGTSLRRLDVLTTPGGTADVMQAFQTVPGATRAGEGSDLYVRGGDPAEAPVFVDGARFIYPGRYESLNGGVMGVLDSNVIRSAYFSSGGFSARYGDALSGVLDVETEGRPAGRVTQLNLNTVQAGAVFRTPLGEHAGAWGSLRLSDGSLMLAMHGRGDEFASAPRALEGMAGAQWEPREGTGVRVVALMDGDRAARDVQAYGFQGAFRSRGENRMLGVTGRALRRDGSMGVRANVSLAGRETGFAFGVLDRTRTDRSARARLDADLALGVGGRLRVGVEGAALDARE